The genomic DNA CACCAGCCGCCGGTGCAGCCCATTTCCACCGCGATGCGCGGCAGCTTCTTGGGCAGCACGGCCTTCTTGTAGGCCACGTCCTGGCGGTCGAAGGTGGTGGTCGAGGGCATCGACACCACGCGCACGGCAATCTTCTTCTCGGCCAGCAGCTTCTGGGCGGCCAGTGCCAGCTGCACTTCGGAACCGGTGGCGATGATGACCGCGGCGGTCTTCTTGCTCTTGAGGCCGACGGCTTCGGGCTCCGCCAGCACGTAGGCGCCGCGGCTGATGTCGCCGAGCTCGCCCTTGGGCGCGTAGGCGATGTTCTGGCGGCTCAGCAGCAGCGCGGTGGGGCGCGACTGGTTCTGCAGCGCCACGGCCCAGGCCACGGCGGTTTCGGCGGTGTCGCCCGGACGCCAGACGTCGAGGTTCGGGATCAGGCGCAGCGAGGCGGCATGCTCGATCGACTGGTGCGTCGGGCCGTCTTCGCCCAGGCCGATGGAGTCGTGCGTGAACACGTGCACCACGCGGCGCTTCATGAGCGCGGCCATGCGGATGGCGTTGCGGCTGTAGTCGCTGAAGGTCAGGAAGGTGCCGCCATAGGGAATGAAGCCGCCATGCAGCGCGACGCCGTTCATGATGCCCGCCATGCCGAACTCGCGCACGCCGTAGTTGATGTGGCGGCCGACGACGCCGTGGGGCGGTTCGGCGTTGTCGGCGGTGCTCTCGGGTGCGGCTTCGTCTTCGGCACCCTGGTTCGGCTGCTGGACCGGCACGTCCATGACCACCGCGCCGGTCTTCGCATCGAAGCGCAGGGCGGCCGTGCTCTTGGTGTTGGTGAGGTTGGAGCCCGTGAGGTCGGCGCTGCCGCCGAGCATCTCGGGCAGCGCGGCGGTGAAGGCCTCGAGCGCGAGTTGGCTGGCCTTGCGGCTGGCCACGGTTTCGCCCTTGGTGTGGGCGGCCACCACGGTGTCGAACGCCACCTGGTGGAAGTTCCTGGGCAGTTCGCCCCGCATGCGGCGGGTGAACTCGGCGGCGAGTTCCGGGAAGGCCTTCGCGTAGGCGGCGAACTTGTCGTTCCAGGCGGCTTCGGCCTTGGCGCCTTCTTCCTTGTGGTCCCAGTCGGCGTAGGCTTCCTCCGGCACTTCGAAGGCCGCGTAGGGCCAGTTCAGCGCGGCGCGGGTGAGCGTGATCTCGTCGGCGCCCAGCGGCTCGCCGTGGGCCTTGGCGGTGTTGGCGCGGTTCGGGCTGCCCTTGCCGATCTGCGTCTTGCAGATGATGAGGGTGGGCTTCGAGTCTTCCTTCTTCGCCTTGGCGATGGCCTTGGACACGTCCTTGGCGTCGTTGCCGTCGATCGGGCCGATCACGTTCCAGCCGTAGGCCTTGAAGCGCTCTTCGGTGTTGTCGATGAACCAGGGCTTCACCTGGCCGTCGATGCTGATGCCGTTGTCGTCGTACAGGGCGATCAGCTTGTTCAGGTGCCAGGCGCCGGCCAGCGCGCAGGCTTCATGGCTGATGCCTTCCATCATGCAGCCGTCGCCCAGGAAGGCGTAGGTGTGGTGGTCGACGATCGCGTGGTGCTTGCGGTTGAACTCGGCCGCGAGGAGCTTCTCGGCCAGCGCGAAGCCCACGGCATTGGTGATGCCCTGGCCCAGCGGGCCGGTGGTGGTTTCCACGCCGGGGGTCACGTCGACCTCGGGGTGGCCCGCGGTCTTGCTGTGCAGCTGGCGGAAGTTCTTGAGCTCGGCAAGGGGCAGGTCGTAGCCGGTGAGGTGCAGCACCGAATACAGCAGCATCGAGGCGTGGCCGTTCGACAGCACGAAGCGGTCGCGGTCGAACCAGTGCGGGTTGGCGGGGTTGTAGCGCAGGTGTTCGCCCCAGAGTGCGACGGCCATGTCGGCCATGCCCATCGGTGCGCCCGGATGGCCGGAGTTTGCTTGTTGGACGGCATCCATGGCCAGCGCGCGGATCGCGTTGGCCATCAGGGCTTGGTTTGCCATGGGCGGTGGGCTTTCGGGGAATGTGGATTAGGGGGAACCCGCGATTTTACCGGCCTCGCTCCAACCCCCTCCTGCAGCGGCCAGAACACCCCACTGATGCTCTTTGGCGACACCCGGGCTGCTAGAGTTGTCACCCATGCACGGGCTGCACCTCACCGCCGATCTCCACGACTGCCAATGCGCCATGCAATGGCTCACCGACAAGGAGGCGCTCGGCGCCGTCTGCATCAAGGCGGCAACGGCCGCCGGGCTGCAGCCGGTGGGCAAGCTGGTCCATGGTTTTCCGGCCACGCCGCAAGGGCCGGGCGGCGTCACGGCCACCGTGCTGCTGGCCGAATCGCACCTGTGCATCCACACCTGGCCCGAACAGCGCGGCGCCACGCTCGACGTGTATGTGTGCAACTTCGGCGGCGACCATTCGGCCAAGGCGCATGCGCTGATGGAATGCCTGGTCGCGCTGTTCCAGCCGCGCCACAGCGAGCGCAACGAACTGCTGCGCGGCAGCGTCGCCGCGTGAGTGCCCCGGCTTCCGTGCGGGCGATGATCCTCGCGGCCGGCCGCGGCGAGCGCATGCGGCCGCTGACGGACACCACGCCCAAGCCGCTGCTCGAAGTGCGCGGCAAGCCGCTGATGCAATGGCCGATGGAGGCGCTGGCCGCCGGCGGCTTCACCGACCTGGTGGTCAACACCGCCTGGCTCGGCGAGAAGATCTCCAGCCGCTTCGGTCTCAATCCCTTGCTGAATGGGCATCCTGCGCTATCGATTTCCTACTCCGACGAAGGCCGCGATTTCGGCGAAGCGCTGGAAACGGCCGGCGGCATCGTGCGCGCGCTGCCCCGCCTGGGCGAGATTTTCTGGGTGGCGGCCGGCGACGTGTTCGCGCCGGATTTCGCCTTCGCGCAGGCCGCGGTGGACCGCTTCGCGGCCAGCGGCAAGCTGGCGCACCTGTGGCTGGTGCCGAACCCCGCGCACAACCCCAAGGGGGACTTCGGACTCTCCGCAGAAGGCCTGGCGCTCAACTCGGCGGCCGAGAAATACACTTTCTCGACCATTGGCCTCTACCGGGCCGCGCTCTTCGCGCCGCCTTACTGCGGCATCCCGGCCGGCAACCCGGCGGGCGCCAAAGCCCCGCTGGCCCCGATCCTGCGCGCCGCGATGGACAATGAACGCGTGAGCGCCGAGCTCTACGCCGGTCCCTGGACCGACGTGGGAACGCCCGAACGGCTTCTTCAACTGAACACGCCAAGATGACCTCAGAAGACCACCGGATCTACGCCGAGCGCCGCGCGCGCCTCGCCTCGCAACTGGGCAAGGACGGCATCGCCATCGTCCCGACCGCGCCCGAGCGCCAGCGCAACCGCGACAGCGACTTCCTGTTCCGGCACGACAGCTATTTCTATTACCTGACCGGCTTCACCGAACCCAACGCCTGGCTGGTGCTCGCGGGCGACGGCCGCAGCATGCTGTTCTGCGCGCCCAAGGACCTGGAGCGCGAAATCTGGGACGGCTATCGCCTGGGCCCCGACGCGGCGCCCGCGCCGCTTGGCATCGACGAGGCCTTCTCGGTCGACGAGCTCGACGCCCGGCTGCCGAAGCTGCTCGAGAACAAATCGACCGTGTGGTTCCCGTTCGCGATCCACAAGGGCCTCGAAACCCGCGTCGACGGCTGGCTGCAGTCGGTGCGTGCACGCGTGCGCTACGGCGCGCTGTGCCCCGAGGAACTGCACGACCTGTGCGGTCCGCTCGACGAAATGCGCCTGGTGAAGGACGCGCACGAACAGGACATCATGCGGCGCGCCGCGCAGATCAGCGCGCGCGCCCACATCCGCGCGATGCAGCTGTCGGCGCGCATGCTGCGCGAAGGCAAGGACGTGCGCGAGTACCACCTCGACGCCGAGCTGCTGCACGAGTTCCGCCTGGGCGGCTCGCAGTACCCGGCCTACGGCTCGATCGTGGCGGCGGGCGCCAATGCCTGCGTGCTGCACTACCGCGCCGACGCCGCGCCGGTGCGCAATGGCGAACTGGTGCTGATCGACGCAGGCTGCGAACTCGACGGCTATGCCAGCGACATCACACGCACCTTCCCGGCCAACGGCAGGTTCAGCGGCCCGCAGCGCGCGCTGTACGACCTGGTGCTCGCGAGCCAGGACGCCTCGGCCGCGGTGACCAAGGCCGGCAACCGCTTCACGGACCCGCACGATGCGGCGGTCAAGGTGCTGGCGCAGGGCATGCTCGACCTCGGCCTGCTCGATGCCGGCAAGGTCGGCAGCGTCGACGACGTGATCGACTCGCGCGCCTACTTCCAGTTCTACATGCACCGCACCGGCCACTGGCTCGGCATGGACGTGCACGACTGCGGCAGCTATGTCGAGCCCACGCAGGTGGGCGAGGTGAGCGAACGCAAGGACCCGCTGTCGAACGAAGTCATCAAGAACCGGCCGAGCCGCATCCTGCACCCCGGCATGGTGCTGACGCTGGAGCCCGGCATCTACGTGCGCCCCGCCGACGGCGTGCCCGAGCAGTTCCACAACATCGGCATCCGCATCGAGGACGACGCGATCGTCACGGCCACCGGCTGCGAACTCATCTCGCGCGGCGTGCCGGTGAAGGCGGACGAGATCGAGGTGCTGATGCGAGCGTGAGCACCGTCCGCAAGCGGCGTTCCAAACCGGTGGACGACCGCCCACCGTATTGGATGCAGCAGTGGCTGGTGCATCACAGGAAGTCTGGCCGCTTCGATGGGCATGAGTACTGCATCTACGACATCCACAAGCCCAAGGGCCCGCCGCTGTCCTCGGCCTGCGCGGAAGGCGTGATCTCGCGGATCGGCGATACCGCACTGGAACTGCGGGAGCCCGAGTCCGCCTTTTCTGGTTATGCGATCTGGTTCGGCCTGCTGGCCGCGGCGCCGATGGTGGCGCTGCTGTTCTACGCAGACATGCCCCGGTCCCTCTGGGGTGCGCTGCTTGCACTCTGCCTTGCCTGTGTGGGAGTGTGTGCCTCCGCTTTCGGGGCGCTCTGGATTTTCGCGACTTTCAAGGAACTGCTGGCCCCCACGCCGTTGAGCGTCGGTTTCCTGTGCGACCGGCTCAACCAGAGACTGTGGTGGCACGACGGCGTGAAGGAACGGTGGGTGGCGTGGGACCGGATCCGTGTCGTCCATCGCCCAGGCTTCCCGGGGACGGAAAGCGTCGAGGCTCTGCGCCTGCTGGTACTGGATCAGGATGATTCACTCGTCTGCACATCGCCGCAAGGGACGAAACCATTGGCGTTCACGCTGCCCGCCTGGCGGGTCGGCCATCGATGCGCGCGATCGCACAATCCCCACACCGAAGCGCGCAAGGCCGTCCTCGACTTCATTGCGGTGTTCATGCGCGAGGGCCGCGCATCGTTGCCTGCCACCCGCTGGCGAACGCCAGCGAAGGACCTCGAAAGGCTGTTTCTGGATCTGGCTCACACATTGGATTTTTTCGCCGGTCCTCGCGCAAGCGCCTCGAGGAATGCACGCGCCCTCTGCGCGGTGCTGATGGCGCTGGCCGCGCCCTTCCTGCTGCCGCCGCAATGGATGCACGCGCTGGCCGAGTTCCGGCGGCGGCCGGGCGAATGGTCGGCTGCCACCTTGCAGGCGGTCGGAATCGACCCTGGTTCGCCAGCAACCCACCTGGCCGCTCCTGCAGGCAGCCGGTCCTTGCACGCCCCTCTTGATCGGGAGCAGCGTACGCTGGCGTGGATCTGGATCGCCACGGCCTTCGCCACGTATCTCATCATCGGGTGGAAGATCATCCACTGAGTCAGCGAAGGATCTGTGCCAGCTGCGAGCTCATTTCGCGCGGCGTGCCGGTGAAGGCGGACGAGATCGAGGTGCTGATGCGAGCTTGACGGCACGCTGAGACACCGGCGGCGGCGCATGCCGCGCCTGCAGGAAGTCGATGAACACCCGGAGCTTGCGCGGCATCTGCGCGCGGCTCGGGTGGTAGAGGTAGAAGCCCGGAAACGTGGGCCACCACGGCTCGAGCAGCGGCACCAGGCGGCCGCTTTCCAGGTCGCCGCGCACCGCGCCCTCGAAGGCCACCATGATGCCCGCGCCGTCGCGCGCGGCGGCCAGCAGCACATCGCCGTCGTTGCTGATCAGCGGACCGGCCACTTCGACGTCGAGCACGCGGCCGTCCTGCGCGTATTCCCAGCGATAGAGGGCCCCCGTGGTCAGGCGGTAGTTCAGGCACTGGTGCTCGCGCAGGTCCTCGGGCGTCTTTGGCAGCCTGCGCCCCGAGAGATAGCGCGGCGACGCGAGGGTCACCATGCGCTGCGGCCCGCCCACCGGCAGGGCCACCACGTCCTGCGCCAGGCTTTCGCCGAGCCGGATGCCGGCATCGAAGCCGCCTTCGACCAGGTCGATCATCCGGTTGTCGCAGACCAGCTCCAGCGTGATGTCGGGATAGGCCTCCGCAAAGTCCGCGAAGTGCGGGTTCAGCAGCAATTCGGCCGACACGCGCGCGACGTTCAGACGCAGCAGCCCGGCCGGCTTGTCGCGCGCCTCGTCCAGGCCTTCGACCGCCTGCGCGAGCGCGGCCAGCGCCGGCTGGGCGCCCTTGAGCAGTTGCTGGCCCAGTTCGGTCACGCCGACGCGCCGCGTGGTGCGGTCGAGCAGGCGCACGCCGAGCCGCCCCTCGAGCATGCGCACGGTCTGCGACAGGGCCGAGGGCGACACGCCCAGCTCTTGCGCGGCCCGCGTGAAGCTGGCGTGGTGCGCAATGCGTGCGAAGGCGGCAATGGCGGGGAGCAGTTCGGGCGACATGCGCGGATTATGAAGACGCGCTTCCGCCGGCCACTCGCGCTGGCGCTACCTGGCCTGCAGCAGCGCGCCCGCTTCCAGCAGCACCAGCTCGTTGTCGTCCGCCTGGTTCGGCTCGCGGCTGCTGGAGAACGGCAGGTTGTTGTCGTTGCCGACCACGATGTGCGTGGCATCGACCACGTCCACGTTCTCGATCGTGAAGAACGGGAACTTGAGCACGCCGTCGTTGAGCGGCTTGCGCGCGAGCCCGGCCGGGTCGGCGATGTTCAGCAGGTCGATGTAGCCGATCTTGCGTACCGCGCCGCCCGCGTTGGCGTCGCTCAACTCGATCTTGTAGACGCGCTTGAATTTGGCGATGTCGTGGAAGCAGTCGCTGCGCTTCTGGCCCTCGGGGCAGGCCTTGTCGCTGGCGCCTTCGCCGTTGTCGCGCTCGATGATCAATCCGGTGGTCGCGTCGATCATGTTGAAGTCGCCGATGGCGTGGCCATTGGCTTCGAGCGGGTATTTCCAGTGGCGGCCGGTCCATTTTTCCGAAGCCACGTCGAACTCCAGCACGCGCAGCGCTTCCTTGCCGTCCAGCTTCTCGTAGTCCTTTGCCTCGGCGTTCCACACCGGGCCTTCGAGCAGCGCGTAGAGCTTGCTGCCGTCCTTCGACGAAGCCATGCCTTCGAAGCCCTTGGAGCGCTTGATCTGGAAATCGACCGCGCCGCCCGGTGCGCCCGGCGTGGTGACGGCCGGATGGTCGGGGGAGCGCACGGCCTTGCCGTCGACCTGCGTGTCGAACACCGCGAGCACCTTGCCCTTGAGGTCGGCCTTGATCAGGAAGGGGCCGAACTCCTCGCCGATCCACAGGGCGCCGCCGGCAAACTGGAAGCTCTCGGGATCGAAGTCGGAGCCGGTCAGGTAGCGCTGCTTCGTGCCTTCATGGACGATGCGGAAGGGCACCTTCTTGTCCGGGTCGTGCAGGAAGATGGTGTTCAGGCGGTTGAACTTGCCGCTCTTGAAGTCCACCTTGTAGTGGTTCAGGTAGAGCATGAAGTCGGGCGAGTTGGCCTCGGCGCCGGCGCCGTTGTCGGTGAGGATCCAGAACGAGCCGTCGTCCATCTTCTTGATGCCCGAGTGGCCCTGCAGCGGCTGGCCCTTGAAGGGCAGCGAGACACCGGTGCCGCGGCCACCCGACAAGCCTTCGATGGTGCCCAGCGCCTCCACGCGCTTGCCCGAGGTGAACTTGCCGCTCACCTGCAGGTCGGCGGGCGCATCCTTGGGCGCCGCGACGAAGCTTTGCGCGGGCAGCACGGCATGGCCGGCCAGCGTCGCAGGGAAGGCGGCCTGTGCGGCGGCATGGCCGCAGGCGAGCGCGGCGGCCAGCGCGATGAAAGAAGTACAGAAGAAGAAAGAAGCGGGGCGCGTCATTGGAAAGAGAGGTTCCGTGTCGAAACGCGAGACCATGCCGGCCACGCGTGACGCGGCCATGACATGAGGCACCCGGGCCTTCAGCCCGGCGCCGCGCCCGCGATGTGCCCGCGCGTGAACGCCTCCTCGAAGATCGAATAGCCCGACCAGTCGGCATGCGCGAACGAAAGCCGGCCCGCGATGACACGGCCGCGGTGCCCCGCGTCCGGCGACATGCGGTGCGCGCCGATCTGCGCAAGCAGGCCCGGCCGCGGGATCGACATGGCGTGGCCGTAGCGCGTGATCTCGATGCGCGTCGCGAGCGAAGGCAGGTCGGGGTGCGGCACCGAGAGTTCGGCGAGCAGCTCGTCGCGCCAGCTGGTCCAGGGGCGGTCGAGCAGCAGGCGCCGGCCATCGGCGCCGTCGTGGCGGCTCGGGCCGAGCGGGCGGTACCAGCTCAGCACGGTGCCGCGCGGCGTGGGGTCGAGCGTCTGATGGCGCGCATCGACGTAGCCGAGGCCGCGCGTGCCGTGGATCACGTTGTCCCAGCTCGGTGCGGCGCCGGGCCGGTCGGCGAGCGGTCCGCGCAGGTGCACGTTGGCCACGAGCCAGGGGGCATAGCGCAGGTGCGCGGCGGCGTTCTTCAATACCTCCGGCGCGTTTTCGACCACGCGCGCGGCGATGAACACCGGCAGCGCGACGATGCAACGCCCGGCCTGCCAGCGCACCAGCGATTGCGATGCGGCATCCCACGCGTCGACCTCGACACCGCCGCGAAGCTCGGCGATGCGCGTGACGGCCTGGCCTGTGCGCAAGCGGTCGCCGAGCGGCGCGGCCAGCCGCTTTGTGAGCCAGCCATTGCCCTCGGGCCAGGTAAGCACTCCGTCGCGCTCGGCGGCCGATTCGGCGCCGCCGCCTTTCGCATCGCCGGGCGCGTGAAAGCCATGGCGGCTCGCGAAGTAGTGGATGCCGGCCCAGGCCGAGACCTGTTCGATGCCTGCGCCGTAGTCGTCGCGGCAGCAGTAGTCGAGGTACCAGCGCAGCTGCGCATCGCCGAAGCCCTCGCCGTCGAGCCATTGCGCGAAGCTGACGGCATCGAGCGCCAGCAGCTCGGGCGTGAGGGCGGCCTTGAGCGTGGGAATGACGAAGTGCGCCGCGTGCTGCAGCGCGTCGATGCGCTGCGCGAACCTGCGGTACTGCGCGTGCGTGTCGGCGCCCACGCCATGCAGGGGCAGCAGGCCGTCCT from Variovorax sp. V93 includes the following:
- a CDS encoding aminopeptidase P N-terminal domain-containing protein; this translates as MTSEDHRIYAERRARLASQLGKDGIAIVPTAPERQRNRDSDFLFRHDSYFYYLTGFTEPNAWLVLAGDGRSMLFCAPKDLEREIWDGYRLGPDAAPAPLGIDEAFSVDELDARLPKLLENKSTVWFPFAIHKGLETRVDGWLQSVRARVRYGALCPEELHDLCGPLDEMRLVKDAHEQDIMRRAAQISARAHIRAMQLSARMLREGKDVREYHLDAELLHEFRLGGSQYPAYGSIVAAGANACVLHYRADAAPVRNGELVLIDAGCELDGYASDITRTFPANGRFSGPQRALYDLVLASQDASAAVTKAGNRFTDPHDAAVKVLAQGMLDLGLLDAGKVGSVDDVIDSRAYFQFYMHRTGHWLGMDVHDCGSYVEPTQVGEVSERKDPLSNEVIKNRPSRILHPGMVLTLEPGIYVRPADGVPEQFHNIGIRIEDDAIVTATGCELISRGVPVKADEIEVLMRA
- a CDS encoding esterase-like activity of phytase family protein codes for the protein MTRPASFFFCTSFIALAAALACGHAAAQAAFPATLAGHAVLPAQSFVAAPKDAPADLQVSGKFTSGKRVEALGTIEGLSGGRGTGVSLPFKGQPLQGHSGIKKMDDGSFWILTDNGAGAEANSPDFMLYLNHYKVDFKSGKFNRLNTIFLHDPDKKVPFRIVHEGTKQRYLTGSDFDPESFQFAGGALWIGEEFGPFLIKADLKGKVLAVFDTQVDGKAVRSPDHPAVTTPGAPGGAVDFQIKRSKGFEGMASSKDGSKLYALLEGPVWNAEAKDYEKLDGKEALRVLEFDVASEKWTGRHWKYPLEANGHAIGDFNMIDATTGLIIERDNGEGASDKACPEGQKRSDCFHDIAKFKRVYKIELSDANAGGAVRKIGYIDLLNIADPAGLARKPLNDGVLKFPFFTIENVDVVDATHIVVGNDNNLPFSSSREPNQADDNELVLLEAGALLQAR
- a CDS encoding NDP-sugar synthase; protein product: MILAAGRGERMRPLTDTTPKPLLEVRGKPLMQWPMEALAAGGFTDLVVNTAWLGEKISSRFGLNPLLNGHPALSISYSDEGRDFGEALETAGGIVRALPRLGEIFWVAAGDVFAPDFAFAQAAVDRFAASGKLAHLWLVPNPAHNPKGDFGLSAEGLALNSAAEKYTFSTIGLYRAALFAPPYCGIPAGNPAGAKAPLAPILRAAMDNERVSAELYAGPWTDVGTPERLLQLNTPR
- a CDS encoding FAD-dependent oxidoreductase; this translates as MKRRGFLGAAAGALALAGCEAPPPPIDGGFTGIDVARGHALRDSALKGPSPASMKRTRVVIAGGGVAGLAAARALRLAGIEDFVLLELEDAAGGNARGGMVSGIACPLGAHYLPTPGDDAREVQDLLEELGLRRRVAGRWEYDERHLCHSPQERLFFRGEWQDGLLPLHGVGADTHAQYRRFAQRIDALQHAAHFVIPTLKAALTPELLALDAVSFAQWLDGEGFGDAQLRWYLDYCCRDDYGAGIEQVSAWAGIHYFASRHGFHAPGDAKGGGAESAAERDGVLTWPEGNGWLTKRLAAPLGDRLRTGQAVTRIAELRGGVEVDAWDAASQSLVRWQAGRCIVALPVFIAARVVENAPEVLKNAAAHLRYAPWLVANVHLRGPLADRPGAAPSWDNVIHGTRGLGYVDARHQTLDPTPRGTVLSWYRPLGPSRHDGADGRRLLLDRPWTSWRDELLAELSVPHPDLPSLATRIEITRYGHAMSIPRPGLLAQIGAHRMSPDAGHRGRVIAGRLSFAHADWSGYSIFEEAFTRGHIAGAAPG
- a CDS encoding transketolase family protein, with product MANQALMANAIRALAMDAVQQANSGHPGAPMGMADMAVALWGEHLRYNPANPHWFDRDRFVLSNGHASMLLYSVLHLTGYDLPLAELKNFRQLHSKTAGHPEVDVTPGVETTTGPLGQGITNAVGFALAEKLLAAEFNRKHHAIVDHHTYAFLGDGCMMEGISHEACALAGAWHLNKLIALYDDNGISIDGQVKPWFIDNTEERFKAYGWNVIGPIDGNDAKDVSKAIAKAKKEDSKPTLIICKTQIGKGSPNRANTAKAHGEPLGADEITLTRAALNWPYAAFEVPEEAYADWDHKEEGAKAEAAWNDKFAAYAKAFPELAAEFTRRMRGELPRNFHQVAFDTVVAAHTKGETVASRKASQLALEAFTAALPEMLGGSADLTGSNLTNTKSTAALRFDAKTGAVVMDVPVQQPNQGAEDEAAPESTADNAEPPHGVVGRHINYGVREFGMAGIMNGVALHGGFIPYGGTFLTFSDYSRNAIRMAALMKRRVVHVFTHDSIGLGEDGPTHQSIEHAASLRLIPNLDVWRPGDTAETAVAWAVALQNQSRPTALLLSRQNIAYAPKGELGDISRGAYVLAEPEAVGLKSKKTAAVIIATGSEVQLALAAQKLLAEKKIAVRVVSMPSTTTFDRQDVAYKKAVLPKKLPRIAVEMGCTGGWWKYGCAAVVGIDTYGESAPAGALFKHFGFTAENVAATVEAALRG
- a CDS encoding LysR family transcriptional regulator, yielding MSPELLPAIAAFARIAHHASFTRAAQELGVSPSALSQTVRMLEGRLGVRLLDRTTRRVGVTELGQQLLKGAQPALAALAQAVEGLDEARDKPAGLLRLNVARVSAELLLNPHFADFAEAYPDITLELVCDNRMIDLVEGGFDAGIRLGESLAQDVVALPVGGPQRMVTLASPRYLSGRRLPKTPEDLREHQCLNYRLTTGALYRWEYAQDGRVLDVEVAGPLISNDGDVLLAAARDGAGIMVAFEGAVRGDLESGRLVPLLEPWWPTFPGFYLYHPSRAQMPRKLRVFIDFLQARHAPPPVSQRAVKLASAPRSRPPSPARRAK
- the speD gene encoding adenosylmethionine decarboxylase; translation: MHGLHLTADLHDCQCAMQWLTDKEALGAVCIKAATAAGLQPVGKLVHGFPATPQGPGGVTATVLLAESHLCIHTWPEQRGATLDVYVCNFGGDHSAKAHALMECLVALFQPRHSERNELLRGSVAA